In a genomic window of Flavobacterium sp. KACC 22761:
- a CDS encoding DUF3341 domain-containing protein — MSNKVIYAIYNDDDILMDAVKKTRAAHHHIEEVFTPFPVHGLDKAMGLAPTRLAICSFLYGCVGISVATTMMGYIMIHDWPQDIGGKPSFSFIQNMPSFVPIMFEMTVFFAAHLMVITFYMRSRLWPFKEAENPDVRTTDDHFLMEVAVNDNEAELVSFFEGTGAVEVKVIEKN; from the coding sequence ATGAGTAATAAAGTAATATACGCCATTTATAATGACGACGATATTTTGATGGATGCAGTTAAGAAAACTAGAGCTGCTCACCATCATATTGAAGAGGTTTTTACTCCATTTCCTGTTCACGGATTGGATAAAGCCATGGGCTTAGCGCCAACAAGATTAGCAATTTGTTCTTTCTTATATGGATGTGTTGGTATTTCTGTTGCGACTACAATGATGGGTTACATCATGATTCATGACTGGCCACAAGATATTGGAGGAAAGCCAAGTTTCAGTTTCATTCAAAATATGCCATCTTTTGTGCCAATTATGTTTGAGATGACAGTATTTTTTGCTGCGCACTTAATGGTAATCACTTTTTATATGAGAAGTAGATTGTGGCCATTTAAAGAAGCTGAAAATCCTGATGTAAGAACAACAGATGATCACTTCTTAATGGAAGTAGCAGTAAATGATAACGAAGCAGAATTAGTTTCTTTCTTTGAAGGAACTGGAGCTGTTGAAGTTAAAGTAATAGAAAAGAATTAA
- a CDS encoding cytochrome c produces the protein MKRIYKITLLVGITILVSSCHNNSAPNYQYFPNMYESVAYEPYSEANIFKGGKEGQLPVVGTINRGFEPYEYENSTAGYELAKANLKSPLTEEERNSGKGKELFEIYCISCHGAAGNGKGKLVEREKFLGVPSYKDRVITEGSVFHVETYGLNAMGSHANQLSAHERWLVADYVLKLKSQL, from the coding sequence ATGAAAAGGATATATAAAATAACACTTTTAGTTGGTATAACTATTTTAGTTTCATCTTGCCACAATAATTCGGCACCGAACTATCAGTATTTCCCAAATATGTATGAGTCTGTTGCTTACGAGCCATATTCAGAAGCAAACATATTCAAGGGTGGAAAAGAAGGACAGCTTCCTGTTGTAGGAACTATTAATAGAGGTTTTGAACCTTATGAATATGAAAATTCGACAGCTGGTTATGAATTAGCAAAAGCTAATTTAAAATCACCTTTAACTGAAGAAGAAAGAAATTCTGGTAAAGGAAAAGAGCTTTTCGAAATTTATTGTATCAGTTGCCATGGTGCTGCTGGTAACGGTAAAGGTAAATTGGTTGAAAGAGAAAAATTTCTTGGGGTACCTAGCTATAAAGACAGGGTAATCACTGAAGGAAGTGTATTCCATGTTGAGACTTATGGTTTAAATGCAATGGGTTCACACGCAAATCAATTAAGTGCCCACGAACGTTGGTTAGTTGCTGACTATGTTCTAAAACTAAAAAGCCAATTATAA
- a CDS encoding quinol:cytochrome C oxidoreductase, with product MYTFSSKLKTFSIILMVLGLLGIGYGFLSAPKDIQEVEKILAADAHGSHGAAHEEAAEASHKDAAHHEAAEASHESHKDGEHEKVGAADEHTEHLTHVLHQLQNKPWSALYVASIFFLLLSMGVLAFYAIQQVAQAGWSPVLFRVMQGITAYLPAGSIIFFIILVLCGLHFNHIFVWLGEGVTDPKSPNYDAIIAGKSGYLNFPFWIARAFVFLLGWNIYRHFSRKNCLAQDEANDDLYYKKNFKASAGFLVFFIVSESIMSWDWIMSFDPHWFSTLFGWYVFASFFVSGITSIALVTIYLKSKGYLEYVNTSHIHDLAKFMFGISVFWTYLWFSQFMLIWYANIPEEVTYFVTRIQLYNLPFFGAVVMNFVFPLLILINTDFKRLNWVIVMAGIVILLGHYVDFFNMIMPGTVGDKWFIGVPEIASILFFLGLFIFVVFTALTKAPLLAKRNPFIEESKHFHY from the coding sequence ATGTATACATTTTCAAGTAAATTAAAAACTTTTTCTATCATCTTAATGGTTCTAGGACTATTGGGAATTGGGTATGGTTTTTTAAGTGCACCTAAAGATATTCAAGAAGTTGAAAAAATACTAGCTGCGGATGCTCACGGTTCGCATGGGGCTGCACATGAAGAAGCTGCTGAAGCTTCTCATAAAGATGCTGCGCATCATGAAGCTGCTGAAGCTTCACATGAATCACACAAAGATGGTGAGCATGAAAAAGTTGGAGCAGCTGATGAACATACTGAACATTTAACTCATGTATTGCACCAATTGCAAAATAAGCCATGGTCTGCATTATATGTTGCTTCTATTTTCTTTTTACTGCTTTCTATGGGAGTTTTAGCGTTTTACGCTATTCAACAAGTGGCTCAAGCAGGTTGGTCTCCAGTTTTATTTAGAGTGATGCAGGGTATTACTGCTTACTTGCCAGCTGGTTCAATCATTTTCTTTATTATATTAGTTTTATGCGGATTGCACTTTAATCACATTTTTGTTTGGTTAGGCGAGGGAGTTACTGATCCAAAAAGCCCAAACTATGATGCAATTATTGCTGGAAAATCTGGATATTTAAATTTCCCATTTTGGATTGCTAGAGCGTTTGTCTTTTTATTAGGATGGAACATCTACCGTCACTTTTCAAGAAAAAACTGTTTAGCACAAGACGAAGCTAATGATGATCTTTACTACAAAAAGAATTTCAAAGCTTCTGCAGGATTCTTAGTATTCTTTATTGTTTCTGAGTCTATTATGTCTTGGGATTGGATTATGTCATTTGATCCACACTGGTTCAGTACTTTGTTTGGATGGTATGTATTTGCTTCTTTCTTTGTAAGTGGTATTACATCTATTGCTTTAGTGACAATTTACTTAAAATCAAAAGGTTATTTAGAGTACGTAAATACAAGTCATATTCACGATTTAGCTAAATTTATGTTTGGTATTAGTGTTTTCTGGACTTATTTATGGTTCTCTCAATTCATGTTGATCTGGTATGCTAATATTCCAGAGGAGGTTACTTATTTCGTAACAAGAATTCAATTATATAACTTGCCATTCTTTGGTGCTGTAGTTATGAACTTTGTTTTCCCATTATTGATATTAATCAACACAGACTTCAAACGTCTTAACTGGGTTATTGTAATGGCTGGTATCGTTATCTTATTAGGTCACTATGTTGATTTCTTTAATATGATCATGCCTGGTACAGTTGGAGACAAATGGTTTATTGGTGTTCCTGAAATTGCATCTATTCTTTTCTTCTTAGGTTTATTTATTTTTGTTGTATTTACTGCATTAACTAAAGCTCCTTTGTTAGCAAAAAGAAATCCTTTCATCGAAGAAAGTAAACATTTTCATTATTAA
- a CDS encoding cytochrome c oxidase subunit II produces MTSLLVIIVVVLLAVALWQLTKIFDLTQVGSSSDDSQVASDNDNNVQGYIMFGFLAFIYIFTIYGLLKWGNLALHTPASEHGLLVDNLMNITWVLIFTVQVITQGLLYWFSFKNRGHKDRKALFFADSNKLEAIWSIIPSVVLACLILYGLYAWNNIMFVDKDEDVIEIELYAQQFKWTARYAGADNTLGKANVRLIEGVNTLGVDMSDKNSQDDIVVTELHIPKGKKVHFKMRSQDVLHSAYMPHFRAQMNCVPGMVTEFAFVPTYTTAEYRELDFMKEKVAKINKLRAEKSVELVAKGGTALDPYTFDFLLLCNKICGASHYNMQMKVVVDTPEDYKKWLSEKTTLAQDIAAAKAAEKPAEGAAPTTDTTAKVQDTVKAVIDTVKAAVAKVAMK; encoded by the coding sequence ATGACAAGTTTGTTGGTAATTATAGTTGTAGTTTTATTAGCAGTTGCATTATGGCAATTGACCAAGATATTTGACCTTACTCAGGTAGGTTCTTCTTCGGACGATTCTCAGGTTGCATCAGATAATGATAATAATGTTCAAGGATATATTATGTTTGGCTTTTTAGCTTTCATTTATATATTTACGATTTATGGTTTACTGAAATGGGGTAATTTAGCACTTCATACTCCTGCTTCTGAGCACGGACTTTTAGTAGATAACTTAATGAATATTACTTGGGTTTTGATCTTCACAGTTCAAGTTATTACTCAAGGTTTATTATATTGGTTTTCTTTCAAAAACAGAGGACACAAAGACAGAAAGGCATTGTTTTTTGCAGATAGTAATAAACTTGAAGCAATTTGGAGTATCATTCCATCTGTAGTGTTGGCTTGTTTAATTCTTTACGGATTATACGCTTGGAACAACATTATGTTTGTTGACAAAGACGAAGATGTAATTGAAATCGAATTATACGCGCAACAATTTAAATGGACTGCAAGATACGCTGGTGCTGATAATACATTAGGAAAAGCGAATGTAAGATTGATCGAAGGGGTTAACACTTTAGGTGTTGATATGTCTGATAAGAATTCTCAAGATGATATCGTAGTTACTGAATTGCATATTCCTAAAGGGAAAAAGGTTCACTTCAAAATGCGTTCTCAAGATGTTTTGCACTCAGCTTACATGCCTCACTTTAGAGCACAAATGAACTGTGTTCCTGGTATGGTTACTGAATTTGCTTTTGTTCCTACATATACAACTGCTGAATACAGAGAGTTGGATTTTATGAAGGAGAAAGTTGCAAAAATCAACAAACTTAGAGCTGAAAAGAGCGTTGAGTTAGTTGCTAAAGGCGGAACAGCTTTAGATCCTTATACTTTTGATTTTTTATTATTATGTAATAAAATTTGTGGAGCTTCTCACTACAACATGCAAATGAAAGTTGTTGTTGATACTCCTGAAGATTATAAAAAATGGTTAAGTGAAAAAACTACTTTAGCTCAAGATATTGCTGCAGCAAAAGCAGCTGAGAAACCAGCTGAAGGAGCTGCTCCAACTACAGATACTACTGCAAAAGTACAAGATACTGTGAAAGCGGTTATTGATACTGTAAAAGCAGCTGTAGCTAAAGTTGCGATGAAATAA
- a CDS encoding cbb3-type cytochrome c oxidase subunit I: MSAEAHGHDHGHDHEHEHHHKDTFITKYIFSIDHKMIAKQYLITGIIMGIIGIVMSLLFRMQLAWPEESFKIFNVLLGDKFAPNGVMANDIYLALVTIHGTIMVFFVLTAGLSGTFSNLLIPLQIGARDMASGFMNMISYWLFFLSAVVMVCSLFVEAGPASAGWTIYPPLSALPQAIPGSGTGMTLWLVSMAIFIASSLMGSLNYIVTVINLRTKGMSMTRLPLTIWTFFVTAIIGVISFPVLLSAALLLIFDRSFGTSFFLSDIYIAGEVLHYQGGSPVLFEHLFWFLGHPEVYIVILPAMGLVSEIMATNSRKPIFGYRAMIMSVLAIAFLSTIVWGHHMFISGMNPFLGSVFTFTTLLIAIPSAVKAFNWITTLWKGNLQFNPAMLFSIGMVSTFITGGLTGIILGDSTLDINVHDTYFVIAHFHLVMGISALYGMFAGIYHWFPKMYGRMLNKNLGYIHFWVTAVCAYGVFFPMHFIGLAGLPRRYYTNTNFPLFDDLQNVNVLITTFALVGGAFQLVFLYNFFSSIFYGKKAVQNPWRSTTLEWTTPVEHMHGNWPGEIPHVYRWPYDYSNPNHDVDFVPQNVPMKEGEEVLHH, translated from the coding sequence ATGTCAGCAGAAGCGCACGGTCACGATCACGGACACGATCACGAGCACGAACATCATCATAAAGACACGTTCATTACTAAATATATTTTTAGTATTGATCACAAAATGATTGCTAAACAATACTTGATTACAGGTATTATCATGGGAATCATTGGTATCGTAATGTCTTTGCTTTTCAGAATGCAATTGGCTTGGCCAGAGGAGTCTTTCAAAATTTTTAATGTTTTATTAGGCGATAAATTTGCACCAAATGGTGTAATGGCAAATGATATTTATTTAGCATTAGTTACGATTCATGGTACCATAATGGTATTCTTTGTATTGACAGCTGGTTTAAGTGGTACTTTTAGTAACTTGCTTATTCCACTTCAAATTGGAGCAAGAGATATGGCATCAGGATTCATGAATATGATTTCTTACTGGTTGTTTTTCTTGTCTGCTGTTGTAATGGTTTGTTCTTTATTTGTTGAGGCTGGACCAGCTTCTGCAGGTTGGACAATTTATCCTCCATTAAGTGCATTGCCACAAGCAATTCCTGGTTCTGGAACTGGTATGACTTTATGGTTAGTTTCGATGGCAATCTTTATCGCATCTTCTTTGATGGGATCTTTAAATTACATTGTAACTGTAATCAATTTAAGAACAAAAGGAATGTCTATGACTAGACTTCCTCTTACAATCTGGACGTTCTTTGTAACAGCTATTATTGGTGTTATTTCGTTCCCTGTATTGTTGTCTGCGGCTTTATTATTGATTTTTGACAGAAGTTTTGGTACTTCATTCTTCTTATCTGATATTTATATTGCTGGTGAAGTTTTACACTACCAAGGTGGTTCTCCTGTATTGTTCGAGCACTTATTCTGGTTCTTAGGACACCCTGAGGTTTACATCGTAATCTTGCCTGCAATGGGTCTTGTATCTGAAATTATGGCTACAAACTCTCGTAAACCAATCTTTGGTTACAGAGCGATGATTATGTCAGTTCTTGCAATTGCATTCTTATCGACTATTGTTTGGGGTCACCACATGTTTATTTCAGGTATGAATCCTTTCTTAGGATCTGTATTTACATTTACAACTTTATTGATTGCGATTCCATCAGCAGTAAAAGCATTTAACTGGATCACTACATTATGGAAAGGTAACTTACAGTTTAACCCTGCAATGTTGTTTTCTATTGGAATGGTTTCTACTTTCATCACTGGAGGTTTAACAGGAATCATTTTAGGTGATAGTACTTTAGATATTAATGTTCATGATACTTACTTCGTAATTGCTCACTTTCACTTAGTAATGGGTATCTCTGCACTTTACGGAATGTTTGCTGGTATTTACCACTGGTTCCCTAAAATGTACGGAAGAATGTTGAATAAAAACTTAGGTTATATTCACTTCTGGGTAACTGCAGTTTGTGCTTATGGAGTTTTCTTCCCAATGCACTTTATTGGATTAGCAGGTTTACCAAGACGTTACTATACAAATACAAACTTCCCATTATTTGATGATTTACAAAATGTGAATGTTTTAATTACAACATTTGCTCTTGTAGGAGGTGCGTTCCAATTAGTATTCTTATACAATTTCTTCAGCAGTATTTTCTACGGTAAGAAAGCGGTTCAAAACCCATGGAGATCTACAACTTTAGAGTGGACAACTCCAGTTGAGCACATGCACGGTAACTGGCCGGGAGAAATTCCTCATGTATATCGTTGGCCGTATGACTACAGTAACCCAAATCACGATGTAGATTTTGTTCCTCAAAATGTACCAATGAAAGAAGGTGAAGAAGTTTTACACCACTAA
- the ruvB gene encoding Holliday junction branch migration DNA helicase RuvB, translating into MNENLDPTTKGYNSEELDLEKRLRPLSFDDFAGQDQVLENLKVFVAAANQRGEALDHALFHGPPGLGKTTLANILANELQVGIKITSGPVLDKPGDLAGLLTNLDERDVLFIDEIHRLSPVVEEYLYSAMEDFKIDIMIESGPNARTVQINLNPFTLIGATTRSGLLTAPMRARFGISSRLQYYTTELLTTIVERSASILKTPIDLEAAIEIAGRSRGTPRIANALLRRVRDFAQIKGNGRIDLEISRYALKALNVDAHGLDEMDNKILLTIINKFKGGPVGLSTLATAVSESSETIEEVYEPFLIQEGFIMRTPRGREVTEKAYKHLGKVNTNIQGGLF; encoded by the coding sequence ATGAATGAAAATCTAGATCCTACAACTAAAGGATATAACTCAGAAGAATTAGATCTTGAAAAAAGATTGCGTCCACTCTCATTTGATGATTTTGCTGGACAAGATCAAGTTTTGGAAAATTTGAAAGTCTTTGTTGCGGCAGCTAATCAGCGTGGCGAAGCACTTGATCATGCTCTTTTTCATGGGCCTCCTGGTCTTGGAAAAACGACTTTGGCAAATATATTGGCCAATGAACTTCAAGTTGGAATCAAAATTACCTCTGGGCCGGTTTTAGACAAGCCTGGCGACTTGGCCGGTTTGCTTACTAATTTAGATGAGCGCGACGTTTTATTCATCGATGAAATTCACCGATTGAGCCCCGTTGTTGAAGAATATCTATATTCGGCAATGGAAGATTTCAAAATCGATATTATGATTGAATCTGGTCCAAATGCACGTACGGTCCAGATAAATTTGAACCCGTTTACGCTTATTGGTGCCACTACACGTTCGGGATTATTGACTGCTCCAATGCGTGCCCGTTTTGGAATTTCATCTCGTTTGCAATATTATACCACCGAACTTTTAACTACAATTGTTGAAAGAAGCGCCTCGATATTAAAAACGCCAATAGACTTAGAAGCGGCTATTGAAATAGCAGGTCGAAGCCGTGGAACACCTCGTATTGCAAACGCATTGTTGAGAAGAGTACGTGATTTTGCTCAGATAAAAGGAAATGGAAGAATTGATCTAGAAATCTCGCGGTATGCTTTGAAAGCATTAAATGTCGATGCACATGGATTAGATGAAATGGATAATAAAATTCTATTGACCATTATTAATAAATTTAAAGGTGGACCTGTTGGACTTTCGACTTTAGCAACAGCTGTTTCTGAGAGCAGTGAGACTATTGAAGAAGTTTATGAACCTTTTTTGATTCAGGAAGGTTTTATTATGCGTACGCCACGTGGCCGTGAAGTTACAGAGAAAGCTTATAAACATTTAGGAAAGGTTAATACAAATATCCAAGGTGGATTATTTTAA
- a CDS encoding alpha/beta hydrolase encodes MKHYLLIFLFAFGLSFGQTNYFPHLEYGKSPQQILDLYVPNGNLKDVPVVILLHGGAWSMGGLEYTTKHAQDIANKGFVVANLDYRYVNETISAKDLLADIDNAVAYVSKTSSKYGYAKKGYHIVGISAGAHLALLYGYTKKNMKSITALCAPSRLDSPEALELRKNSGHLDIIEKLAGAKINPTGNNVALTKISPFSNISNTPTLLIHGNADDLVDVSQSKNLYNELKRKGVETKLIIREGKGHDVGMNTPETEIQNIKDITDWILKHNK; translated from the coding sequence ATGAAGCATTACCTTTTAATTTTCCTTTTTGCTTTTGGCCTCTCCTTTGGTCAAACCAATTATTTTCCACATCTCGAATATGGAAAATCGCCACAGCAAATTTTGGATTTGTATGTTCCGAATGGAAATTTAAAAGATGTGCCAGTTGTTATTCTTCTACATGGAGGAGCTTGGTCGATGGGCGGACTGGAATACACAACCAAGCATGCTCAGGATATTGCTAATAAAGGTTTTGTTGTTGCTAATCTAGATTATCGTTATGTAAATGAGACTATTTCGGCTAAGGATTTATTGGCAGATATAGATAATGCGGTTGCTTATGTTTCGAAGACTTCAAGTAAATATGGTTATGCTAAAAAAGGATACCATATTGTTGGAATTAGCGCAGGTGCTCATTTAGCCTTATTATATGGCTATACAAAGAAGAATATGAAGTCTATTACGGCTTTGTGCGCGCCTTCGAGATTGGATTCTCCTGAAGCGTTAGAACTTAGAAAAAATAGTGGACATCTCGATATTATTGAAAAATTGGCTGGAGCCAAAATTAACCCAACTGGAAATAATGTTGCTTTAACTAAGATAAGTCCGTTTAGCAATATTTCGAATACACCAACATTGTTAATTCACGGCAACGCTGATGACTTAGTCGATGTAAGTCAATCAAAAAATCTATACAATGAACTAAAAAGAAAAGGGGTAGAAACAAAATTGATTATTAGGGAAGGCAAAGGACATGATGTTGGAATGAATACACCTGAAACTGAAATTCAGAATATAAAAGATATTACAGATTGGATTCTGAAACACAATAAATAA
- a CDS encoding cytochrome P450 produces the protein MSQSKKYNYPNKLSIARFFLDSEGVRRNPIPFHKRYFDKLGDSFSLKIGFSKHLILSRDNEIVQYILVKNQKNYHKSKFQSVYLSKYLGKGLLTSDGDFWLKQRRLIQPAFHKQKMNMLVENMNNTISSEIDNLTENEIVNAFPAMSQLAFNVVAKSLFEFSISEEKLHRIKFIIEEVQKFLVKEIRLPHKALWFSLSGQVKKHLQLAQENNQIIQEIIEERNVSNEDFNDLLNMLMETRYEDTGESMSMQQLIDEIKVLFIAGHETTANALTFTLHFLGKYPEVQQKVLDEITEIESQTDNVIEQLQKMTYINAVLNESMRLYPPAWITDRQNVEDDIVGKYKIKKGTLIGVSFYELHRNPKYWENPDEFIPERFLGEQKKQSMQYFYPFGAGPRMCIGAGFAIYEMCLAISQIVKRYVVKSNTDKVEFNPLVTLKPVNIEVSFSKR, from the coding sequence ATGTCTCAAAGCAAAAAATATAATTATCCGAATAAGCTCTCAATTGCAAGATTCTTTTTAGACTCAGAAGGAGTGCGTAGAAATCCTATACCGTTTCATAAAAGATATTTTGACAAGTTAGGTGACTCATTTTCTTTGAAGATTGGTTTTTCTAAGCATTTGATTTTGTCTCGAGATAATGAAATCGTTCAATATATTTTGGTTAAAAATCAAAAGAATTATCACAAGTCAAAATTTCAATCGGTTTATCTTTCTAAATATTTAGGAAAAGGACTTTTAACTAGCGATGGTGATTTTTGGTTGAAGCAAAGAAGGCTTATTCAGCCGGCATTTCATAAACAGAAAATGAATATGCTTGTCGAGAATATGAATAATACAATTAGTTCTGAAATTGATAATTTGACAGAGAACGAGATTGTTAATGCTTTTCCGGCAATGAGCCAATTGGCATTTAATGTTGTTGCAAAATCGTTATTTGAGTTTTCTATTTCAGAAGAAAAACTGCATCGCATTAAATTTATTATAGAAGAAGTCCAAAAATTTTTGGTCAAAGAAATCAGGCTTCCTCATAAAGCTTTATGGTTTTCATTAAGCGGTCAGGTCAAAAAGCATTTGCAATTAGCACAAGAGAACAATCAAATCATACAGGAGATTATTGAAGAACGAAATGTCTCCAATGAAGATTTTAATGATTTGCTCAACATGCTGATGGAAACTCGTTATGAAGATACAGGCGAAAGCATGTCTATGCAACAATTAATAGACGAAATAAAGGTATTATTTATAGCGGGACACGAGACAACAGCAAACGCCTTGACTTTTACACTTCATTTTTTGGGAAAATATCCTGAAGTACAGCAAAAGGTTTTGGATGAAATTACAGAAATTGAATCGCAGACGGATAATGTTATTGAGCAACTTCAAAAAATGACTTATATAAATGCTGTTTTGAATGAATCAATGCGATTATATCCTCCGGCTTGGATAACAGATAGGCAAAATGTGGAAGATGATATTGTGGGCAAGTATAAAATTAAAAAAGGAACTTTGATTGGGGTTTCATTTTATGAGCTTCATCGAAATCCGAAGTATTGGGAAAATCCGGACGAGTTTATTCCAGAACGATTTCTTGGCGAGCAAAAAAAACAATCCATGCAATATTTTTATCCTTTTGGAGCCGGACCAAGAATGTGTATTGGAGCGGGATTTGCTATATATGAAATGTGCTTGGCGATTTCGCAGATTGTAAAACGTTATGTTGTAAAGTCAAATACGGATAAAGTAGAATTTAATCCATTAGTGACTTTAAAACCGGTTAATATTGAAGTTTCATTTTCTAAAAGATGA
- the queG gene encoding tRNA epoxyqueuosine(34) reductase QueG: MSINSKEIYSKFIKDEAKRLGFLSCGISKAGFLEEEAPRLEKWLNNNHNGQMAYMENHFDKRLDPTLLVDDAKSVVSLLLNYFPSESQNSDSFKISKYAYGQDYHFVIKEKLKELLHSIEENIGAVSGRAFVDSAPVLDKAWAAKSGLGWIGKNSNLITQKVGSFYFIAELVVDLDLEYDHKVTDHCGSCTACIDACPTQAIVAPYVVDGSKCISYYTIELKENLPYEMKGKFDEWMFGCDTCQDVCPWNRFSKPHSEPLFNPNPELLSFSKKDWTEITEETFRVVFKNSPIKRTKFEGLKRNISFLK; the protein is encoded by the coding sequence ATGAGCATAAATTCGAAAGAAATATATTCAAAATTCATAAAAGACGAAGCTAAAAGGCTTGGGTTTCTTTCGTGCGGTATTTCGAAAGCTGGATTTTTGGAAGAAGAGGCGCCTCGTTTAGAAAAATGGTTAAATAATAATCATAATGGTCAGATGGCTTATATGGAAAATCATTTTGACAAACGTTTAGATCCTACTTTATTGGTTGATGACGCAAAAAGTGTTGTTTCGCTTCTTCTTAATTATTTTCCTTCGGAATCTCAAAATTCGGATAGTTTTAAAATTTCAAAGTATGCTTATGGTCAAGACTATCATTTTGTTATTAAAGAAAAACTGAAAGAACTTCTTCATTCAATCGAAGAAAATATTGGAGCAGTTTCAGGTAGAGCTTTTGTTGATTCAGCTCCAGTTTTAGATAAGGCTTGGGCGGCAAAAAGCGGCTTGGGATGGATTGGAAAAAACAGTAATTTAATAACTCAAAAAGTAGGTTCTTTCTATTTTATAGCAGAACTTGTTGTGGATCTTGATTTAGAATATGATCACAAAGTAACTGATCATTGCGGTTCTTGTACTGCTTGTATTGATGCTTGTCCTACTCAGGCAATTGTAGCTCCTTATGTTGTCGACGGCAGTAAATGCATTTCTTATTATACAATCGAATTAAAAGAAAATCTTCCTTATGAAATGAAGGGGAAATTTGATGAATGGATGTTTGGCTGTGATACCTGTCAAGATGTTTGTCCATGGAATCGGTTTTCGAAACCTCATTCAGAACCTCTCTTTAATCCTAATCCTGAATTGCTTTCTTTTTCTAAAAAAGATTGGACAGAAATTACAGAAGAAACTTTTCGGGTTGTTTTTAAAAACTCTCCGATCAAAAGAACAAAGTTTGAAGGATTAAAGCGAAATATCTCCTTTTTGAAATAA